TACGATGCAAATTTGGCCAGATAGAGAAAAGGACGACATGAAAGGTGACACCGGCTGTTGTTCTTTATCTGCCGTAGAGGATGCAAGAAAGGTGGCAGATAAGCTATCTATTCCTTATTATGTAATGAATTTTAAGAACGTATTTAAAGAAAAGGTTATTGACTATTTTGTAAATGAGTACTTAGAAGGTCGGACACCAAATCCATGTATAGTATGTAATAGACATATCAAGTTTGAGGTATTGCTAAACAAAGCGTTGTCTATGGGTATTGACTACATTGCTACCGGCCATTATGCCAGGGTCGAGTATGATGAAGATATTGATAGATATTTATTAAAAAAGGCTGTAAATCCGGAAAAAGACCAATCTTATGTCTTATATAAGCTTACCCAGGAGCAGTTGAGCAGGATTTTATTACCAATAGGAGAATATACCAAGGATGAGGTAAGGAAGATAGCTGAAAAGTATAAATTACCCGTAGCAAAAAAACCTGACAGCCAGGAAATATGTTTCATCAATGATAACGATTACGGGAAGTTTATATGTGATTATACGGACTCAAAGATATTGCCGGGTTATTTTGTTGATACAGAAGGAAATAT
The sequence above is drawn from the Bacillota bacterium genome and encodes:
- the mnmA gene encoding tRNA 2-thiouridine(34) synthase MnmA → MSEKKKVIIGMSGGVDSSVAAAILLEKGYDVIGVTMQIWPDREKDDMKGDTGCCSLSAVEDARKVADKLSIPYYVMNFKNVFKEKVIDYFVNEYLEGRTPNPCIVCNRHIKFEVLLNKALSMGIDYIATGHYARVEYDEDIDRYLLKKAVNPEKDQSYVLYKLTQEQLSRILLPIGEYTKDEVRKIAEKYKLPVAKKPDSQEICFINDNDYGKFICDYTDSKILPGYFVDTEGNILGKHKGIIHYTVGQRRGLGIALGKPMYVVEIDTKNNRVVLGDINDVLSRTLIADDLNFISIPGIDREIRVNAKIRYTAKEAPATIYPLERDKVKVEFDSPQRAITPGQSVVFYDEEVVVGGGVIISSDKNYF